One part of the Canis lupus dingo isolate Sandy chromosome 14, ASM325472v2, whole genome shotgun sequence genome encodes these proteins:
- the LOC118350572 gene encoding 40S ribosomal protein S21-like: protein MQKNTDKFVNLHMPGKYSASNHIISTKDHVSIQMTMDTANKVTGRFNNRFKTYAICGVIPRIGESDDSILQLPKADGMVSKKF from the coding sequence ATGCAGAAAAACACTGACAAGTTCGTGAACCTCCACATGCCGGGAAAATACTCTGCCAGCAACCACATCATCAGCACCAAGGATCATGTGTCCATCCAGATGACTATGGACACAGCTAACAAGGTGACAGGCAGGTTCAACAACAGGTTTAAAACCTACGCTATCTGTGGGGTCATTCCCAGGATAGGTGAGTCAGATGACTCCATCCTCCAGCTGCCCAAGGCTGATGGCATGGTTTCAAAGAAATTCTGA